The following are encoded together in the Parabacteroides chongii genome:
- a CDS encoding RagB/SusD family nutrient uptake outer membrane protein — MKKIIYAILTTMFLATGCSESWLDPDPLSFYSPGNTLIDKEGMLSSVTACDRLLREEFVGQHSPILTAMIFSEQCVLGTTDISGPAQNLNEKILPTANNNWDQTNRMYWYWTNDYLGIRYANTVITRIDDATYESESERNNILGMALWHRAFRYYRLCMLFNDIPAIFTEVETPVTNLCSVERDGILKKIKSDMEFAVQWVAEDNSRGRISKGACYHLLAKICLTLGDFDEAIKATNAVIDGGRYSLMTNRFGVDVTDNTKNVLWDLHRPLNKNSTENKEVLLATLDRYEYQTAKSSQKTLAMRNFLPFWANTTNRIQTPDGKPGMSDKRLKEPELDYNGIYGRGIGRCRLTWYSSNAVWDDSNDLRHTPGNWMKMTDLVYNNPDLKGTPYYHQPIRLWSDDGQLLCIDTLRNWGEWAHYKLYIEEPDAATAAQYNGGYSDMYVMRLAETYLLRAEAYLWKDDPASAARDINIVRARAGAAPLNPGEVNMETLLDERTRELLYEENRKIELTRIALLYARTGKSDYKGRSYSMSTLSQNNYFYDRIMDRGNFYNKGVKALNGAEFKMSPYHIWWPVPQNDIDGNSSGRINQNPGYTGAELNITPLAEVPESGLSTM; from the coding sequence ATGAAAAAAATAATATATGCTATCCTGACAACAATGTTCCTGGCAACAGGTTGTAGCGAATCCTGGTTAGATCCGGATCCATTGTCTTTCTACTCTCCGGGAAATACCTTGATCGATAAAGAAGGAATGTTGAGTTCCGTTACGGCATGCGACCGTTTACTGCGGGAAGAGTTCGTAGGACAACATTCTCCCATACTGACCGCTATGATCTTTTCAGAGCAATGCGTTTTGGGAACGACCGATATCTCCGGTCCCGCCCAGAACCTGAATGAAAAGATCCTGCCGACAGCAAATAATAACTGGGACCAGACAAACCGTATGTACTGGTACTGGACCAACGATTATCTCGGCATACGTTACGCCAATACCGTAATAACCCGAATAGACGATGCGACATACGAATCCGAAAGCGAACGAAACAATATCCTGGGTATGGCATTATGGCACAGAGCCTTCCGTTACTACCGGCTTTGTATGTTATTCAATGATATTCCCGCCATCTTCACGGAGGTGGAAACTCCCGTTACCAACTTATGCTCGGTGGAACGCGATGGTATCCTGAAGAAGATCAAATCGGATATGGAATTTGCAGTTCAATGGGTTGCGGAAGATAATAGCAGAGGACGCATCTCCAAAGGAGCCTGCTATCATCTGCTAGCCAAAATCTGCCTGACCCTCGGAGATTTTGATGAAGCCATAAAAGCAACCAATGCCGTTATCGACGGAGGACGTTACAGTTTAATGACTAATCGTTTCGGCGTTGACGTTACTGACAACACCAAAAATGTACTTTGGGATTTGCACCGCCCGCTGAATAAAAACAGCACGGAAAACAAAGAAGTCCTACTGGCAACACTGGACCGGTATGAATACCAGACAGCAAAATCATCCCAAAAGACACTGGCTATGCGTAACTTTCTCCCGTTCTGGGCCAACACGACCAATCGTATCCAAACTCCCGACGGCAAACCGGGTATGTCCGACAAACGCCTGAAAGAGCCGGAACTGGATTATAATGGTATTTACGGACGAGGCATCGGACGTTGCCGCCTGACATGGTACAGCTCCAATGCCGTCTGGGACGACAGCAACGACCTGCGCCATACCCCCGGAAACTGGATGAAAATGACAGATCTTGTCTATAACAATCCGGACCTGAAAGGTACACCGTACTACCATCAGCCAATACGCTTGTGGAGCGACGACGGACAATTATTATGTATCGACACCTTGAGGAACTGGGGAGAATGGGCACATTATAAACTCTACATCGAAGAACCCGATGCCGCCACAGCAGCCCAGTACAACGGCGGCTATTCGGATATGTATGTCATGCGCCTGGCAGAGACTTATTTATTGCGTGCCGAAGCCTACCTTTGGAAAGACGATCCGGCTTCAGCAGCGCGTGACATCAATATCGTTCGTGCCCGTGCCGGTGCAGCACCGCTAAATCCGGGAGAAGTAAATATGGAAACCTTACTGGACGAACGCACACGTGAACTTTTATATGAGGAAAACAGGAAAATAGAACTGACCCGTATTGCACTGTTGTATGCAAGAACCGGCAAATCAGATTACAAAGGTCGGAGCTATAGTATGTCTACATTGTCACAAAATAACTATTTTTACGACCGGATCATGGACAGAGGTAATTTCTACAATAAAGGAGTGAAGGCACTGAACGGCGCTGAATTTAAAATGAGCCCTTATCATATCTGGTGGCCGGTACCACAGAATGATATCGACGGAAACTCATCCGGACGTATCAACCAGAATCCCGGATATACAGGTGCCGAACTAAACATAACTCCATTGGCAGAAGTTCCCGAATCCGGTTTATCTACCATGTAA
- a CDS encoding cob(I)yrinic acid a,c-diamide adenosyltransferase: protein MKKSLIYTGGGDKGKTSLVGGQRVSKAHQRIESYGTIDELNSFIGLLVTSLDDQADIDFLSFIQHKLFTIGSYLATDQETTELKIESKVTPESIAHIEREIDRLDSELPPMKNFILPGGTRSASLAHVCRTVCRRAERQIYRLAETNPVEEPVLIFVNRLSDYLFVLARKECIKNNGKEIIWDYTCN, encoded by the coding sequence ATGAAAAAAAGCCTTATTTATACCGGTGGCGGCGACAAGGGAAAAACATCCCTCGTGGGAGGCCAGCGGGTATCGAAAGCGCACCAGCGCATCGAGAGTTACGGAACGATCGACGAACTGAATTCATTCATCGGCCTGCTTGTCACGTCACTGGATGACCAGGCGGACATCGATTTCCTCTCTTTTATACAGCATAAACTGTTCACCATCGGCTCTTACCTGGCTACCGACCAGGAGACAACCGAACTGAAAATAGAAAGCAAGGTCACTCCCGAAAGCATTGCACACATCGAACGTGAGATCGACCGGCTGGACAGCGAACTGCCCCCGATGAAAAATTTCATCCTGCCCGGCGGTACCCGTTCCGCTTCGCTGGCACATGTCTGCCGTACCGTCTGCCGCCGCGCAGAACGTCAGATATACCGCCTCGCCGAAACAAATCCGGTGGAAGAGCCTGTACTTATTTTTGTAAACAGACTCTCTGATTATCTGTTTGTTTTGGCCCGCAAGGAATGTATAAAGAATAATGGCAAAGAAATTATTTGGGATTATACTTGCAACTAA
- a CDS encoding Gfo/Idh/MocA family protein, with protein MELEEKLTRRNFLSGVATIGLSSTLGSGLLFTSCSEKGKQVPLHPVEELYIPELPDKAIDGKPIKAALIGCGGRGIGAAFNFLDAGNDLSIVALADLFPDKLEAGRQRLKDGKNVRIPDEMCFTGFDAYRKVCELPIDLVLIASPNCFHPGHMKYAIEKGKHVFVEKPAAIDPAGYRTFVAAARQAVNTGINILPGTQYHFDRPFVASYQKVQEGLIGSIISGYAYYHTGRDQYIVRRPEWTDMEYMIRGHFNWNWVNGDQISNMLVHWIDVFNWFTQLKPVNVIAYGSRIRKNIGNVYDNFSMHFEYENGVMLEGMVRRIDGCDNGAGIVIQGEKGSWHSSDFSIRNRKGETIWQYDAEAAKSKFKVHDMYTLEHIMLVDHIRKGTVLNIAETAATSALTAVMARESAYTGKRYTWQQISSSPLNMLPEQMALINVDLKQFGVVLPGTAFIADD; from the coding sequence ATGGAACTAGAAGAGAAACTGACCAGACGCAACTTTTTATCCGGCGTAGCCACTATCGGTTTAAGTAGTACGCTCGGTTCCGGTCTGCTATTTACCTCTTGCTCAGAAAAGGGGAAGCAGGTGCCGTTACACCCTGTCGAAGAACTCTATATACCCGAACTACCGGACAAAGCGATCGACGGGAAACCAATCAAGGCAGCTTTGATCGGATGCGGCGGAAGAGGCATAGGAGCAGCTTTCAACTTTCTCGATGCAGGAAACGACCTGTCTATCGTTGCACTGGCCGATCTCTTTCCGGATAAACTGGAAGCCGGGAGACAACGGCTGAAGGATGGGAAAAACGTCCGTATCCCGGATGAGATGTGCTTTACCGGTTTCGATGCCTATCGAAAAGTGTGTGAACTACCGATAGACCTTGTGCTGATCGCATCCCCCAACTGCTTCCATCCCGGGCACATGAAATATGCGATTGAAAAGGGAAAACACGTATTCGTTGAAAAACCGGCAGCCATCGATCCGGCAGGTTACCGTACGTTCGTAGCCGCGGCAAGACAAGCGGTGAATACAGGTATCAACATCCTGCCCGGTACGCAATACCATTTCGACCGGCCGTTTGTCGCCTCTTACCAAAAGGTACAGGAAGGACTTATCGGTTCTATTATATCGGGATACGCCTATTATCATACAGGACGTGACCAATATATCGTTCGCCGTCCGGAATGGACCGATATGGAATATATGATCCGCGGACATTTCAACTGGAACTGGGTGAACGGCGACCAAATCAGCAATATGCTGGTCCACTGGATAGATGTTTTCAACTGGTTCACGCAACTCAAACCGGTTAATGTCATTGCCTATGGTTCCAGGATTCGTAAGAATATAGGCAATGTATACGACAATTTCAGCATGCACTTCGAATATGAGAACGGAGTAATGCTGGAAGGAATGGTCCGGAGGATAGACGGCTGTGACAATGGTGCCGGAATCGTCATTCAAGGGGAAAAAGGCTCGTGGCACAGCAGCGACTTCTCCATCCGTAACAGGAAAGGGGAAACAATCTGGCAATACGATGCGGAAGCAGCCAAGTCGAAATTCAAAGTACACGACATGTATACGCTTGAACACATCATGCTGGTCGATCATATCCGGAAAGGGACAGTACTGAATATAGCCGAAACGGCTGCCACATCTGCCTTAACCGCCGTCATGGCACGGGAATCGGCCTATACGGGAAAAAGATACACATGGCAGCAAATCTCATCGTCTCCTCTGAACATGTTACCGGAACAAATGGCATTGATCAATGTAGACTTGAAGCAATTCGGCGTAGTTCTCCCCGGTACTGCCTTTATTGCGGATGACTAA
- a CDS encoding O-methyltransferase, whose translation MQIIPKANTLRKSVLLYRGIRYRRGYGVHSPFVFNLITKVIEERCSYYSFYDIELIRKQLLFRDDSITYPDRQQKGKLRRRTIGEIVEREAIKPKHGALLFRLTNYFKSQNILQLGPSMGLSTLYLTSYAPGLKCIALENIPEFASIARIAFEKAAHNPIDLRTGNYKELLPRALEDMGKVDFVFFNTIYEQQNNVWLFNECTKHIHNDTIFVFEGIKTSRKMREFWKEVCAHPEVTVTVDLYSMGIVFFNRKLHKRDYIVYF comes from the coding sequence ATGCAGATCATACCCAAAGCTAATACCTTACGAAAAAGTGTACTTTTATACCGGGGCATACGTTACCGCCGCGGTTACGGAGTGCACTCGCCTTTCGTCTTCAACCTGATAACAAAGGTGATAGAAGAACGTTGCTCCTATTATAGCTTTTACGATATAGAACTGATCCGGAAGCAGCTGCTTTTCCGCGACGATAGCATAACCTATCCGGACAGACAACAGAAAGGGAAGCTCCGCCGCCGTACGATCGGAGAGATTGTGGAACGCGAGGCAATCAAGCCCAAGCACGGTGCCTTGCTTTTCCGCCTGACGAACTATTTCAAGTCGCAAAACATCCTTCAGCTGGGGCCGTCGATGGGGTTATCCACCCTCTATCTGACCTCCTATGCCCCCGGATTGAAATGCATCGCCCTTGAAAACATCCCGGAGTTCGCGTCCATCGCCCGGATCGCCTTCGAGAAGGCGGCACATAACCCGATCGACCTGCGCACGGGAAACTATAAAGAGCTGCTTCCCCGCGCGCTCGAAGACATGGGGAAAGTCGATTTTGTATTTTTTAATACAATCTATGAACAACAGAACAACGTTTGGTTGTTTAATGAATGTACAAAGCATATCCATAACGATACGATCTTTGTTTTTGAAGGAATCAAGACAAGCCGTAAGATGAGGGAGTTTTGGAAAGAGGTATGCGCCCATCCCGAGGTGACGGTTACGGTCGACCTCTACTCGATGGGGATCGTCTTCTTTAACAGAAAGCTGCACAAGCGTGACTATATAGTCTACTTCTGA
- a CDS encoding SUMF1/EgtB/PvdO family nonheme iron enzyme: protein MKKVLLVLMAVALLTSCGKSLSGAGGEVTGVRSVAFNEPSPYGMVLIKRGSFEMGPADKDSLWGINPETKGVSFDAFWMDETEITNAKYRQFVYWVRDSIIRERLADPAYGGNDLFKITEDRYGEPVTPHLDWSRPIPWKRANEDELRAIESVYYVHPITGEKRLDEKQMVYKYEWYDYTGAALRKNRLDPSERVRNTDIQVNPNEVITISKDTAYIDDDGNIINETLTRPLSGPWDFLHTRIVNIYPDETCWVNDFNNAYNEPYMRMYFQHPGYDDYPVVGVSWEQATAFCVWRTDMFKQSLNFPAGQAIEPFRLPTEGEWEYAARAGKNENKYPWSTDELQNAKGCFMANFKPGKGNYTEDGHLIPSRVGSFAPNQFGLYDMAGNVAEWTSTMYSESGPSQMSDMNPDLRYNAAKEDPYAMKKKVVRGGSWKDVAQFIRSDMRTFEYQNETRSYIGFRCARTQIGFSRSKGKK from the coding sequence ATGAAAAAAGTATTATTAGTACTTATGGCAGTAGCCTTGCTTACCTCATGTGGTAAATCCCTTTCCGGAGCGGGAGGAGAAGTTACCGGGGTACGGTCAGTGGCTTTTAATGAACCCTCGCCTTATGGCATGGTTCTGATCAAAAGAGGTTCGTTCGAAATGGGACCGGCAGACAAAGACTCCTTGTGGGGAATCAATCCTGAAACAAAAGGTGTTTCGTTTGACGCTTTCTGGATGGACGAAACGGAAATAACCAATGCCAAATACCGTCAGTTTGTCTACTGGGTGCGCGACTCTATCATCCGCGAACGCCTGGCTGACCCGGCTTATGGTGGCAACGACCTGTTCAAAATCACCGAAGACCGGTATGGCGAACCTGTCACTCCGCATTTGGACTGGAGCCGTCCGATCCCCTGGAAACGGGCGAACGAGGATGAGCTGCGTGCCATCGAGAGCGTTTACTACGTACACCCGATCACCGGCGAAAAGCGCTTGGACGAAAAGCAGATGGTCTATAAATACGAATGGTATGACTACACCGGTGCCGCTCTCCGCAAGAACCGCCTGGACCCGAGCGAACGCGTCCGCAACACAGATATCCAGGTAAATCCGAACGAGGTGATTACGATCTCGAAGGATACTGCCTATATCGACGATGACGGCAATATCATCAACGAAACCCTGACCCGCCCGCTGAGCGGTCCGTGGGATTTCCTTCACACCCGTATCGTAAACATTTACCCGGATGAAACCTGCTGGGTGAACGACTTCAATAACGCTTACAACGAGCCATACATGCGTATGTACTTCCAGCACCCGGGATATGACGATTATCCAGTCGTAGGTGTCTCCTGGGAACAGGCTACCGCCTTCTGCGTATGGCGTACCGATATGTTCAAGCAATCGCTGAACTTCCCTGCCGGACAGGCGATCGAGCCGTTCCGCCTGCCGACGGAAGGCGAATGGGAATATGCAGCCCGTGCCGGAAAAAACGAGAACAAATACCCGTGGTCGACCGACGAACTGCAGAATGCCAAAGGTTGCTTCATGGCAAACTTCAAGCCCGGAAAAGGGAATTATACGGAAGACGGCCATCTGATCCCGTCGCGCGTAGGCTCTTTTGCCCCGAACCAGTTCGGTTTATATGACATGGCAGGTAACGTGGCAGAATGGACTTCTACCATGTACTCCGAATCAGGACCGAGCCAGATGAGCGACATGAACCCGGATCTCCGCTACAACGCAGCGAAAGAAGACCCGTATGCGATGAAGAAGAAAGTCGTACGCGGCGGTTCATGGAAAGACGTGGCACAATTCATCCGTTCGGATATGCGCACATTCGAATACCAAAACGAGACCCGTTCATACATCGGCTTCCGTTGCGCACGTACACAGATCGGTTTCTCCCGCTCAAAAGGAAAAAAATAA
- a CDS encoding DUF2795 domain-containing protein, translating into MYWTLELASKLEDAPWPATKDELIDYAQRSGAPLEVIENLQEMEDEGEIYECMEDIWPDYPSKEDFFFNEEEY; encoded by the coding sequence ATGTATTGGACATTAGAGTTAGCTTCGAAGCTGGAAGACGCGCCCTGGCCTGCAACCAAGGATGAATTGATTGACTATGCACAACGTTCTGGTGCGCCGTTAGAAGTAATTGAGAATTTGCAGGAAATGGAAGATGAAGGTGAGATTTACGAATGCATGGAAGATATCTGGCCTGACTATCCAAGTAAAGAAGACTTCTTCTTCAACGAAGAGGAATATTGA
- the gldL gene encoding gliding motility protein GldL, which yields MGKYRRYKNRIEMFLSSDMGKRVLNFCYSWGASIVIIGAMFKLLHLPYGNQILFIAMTVEALVFFISAFEHPSNEYHWEEVFPVLKSKNPMDRPDFAGTGMSNLINSPENIEDDNAGGGIKINVGAAKKAGITGDLGGASVLGNLDVSEEDTKNLSESIKKLSGAAEQISKMAELTEATQKYLEQLSGMSENMERFSHVTNSLTNVSDTLLNSYKSITDNSDGINQNSRGYVQQMEMLNRNISGLNTIYEIQLKSISSQIESIEHINGGLNRIREMYDGSVTDSSVFRNETEKMTRQLAELNQVYSRLLQAMTVNMGAAPAYQQPAPQPQQPQPNYQQQTAYQQPYQQPYGYQQQAPYTNNPGQQQAGR from the coding sequence ATGGGAAAATATAGAAGATATAAAAACAGAATCGAAATGTTCCTTTCCAGCGACATGGGAAAGAGAGTACTGAACTTCTGTTACAGCTGGGGAGCATCTATCGTAATCATAGGTGCCATGTTCAAGTTGCTGCACCTGCCGTATGGTAATCAGATCCTGTTCATCGCCATGACGGTGGAAGCGCTGGTGTTCTTTATCTCTGCATTCGAACATCCTTCAAACGAATATCATTGGGAAGAAGTATTCCCCGTCCTGAAATCGAAGAACCCGATGGACCGTCCGGACTTTGCCGGAACAGGCATGTCTAACCTGATCAACTCGCCCGAGAACATCGAAGACGACAATGCGGGCGGAGGCATTAAGATAAATGTCGGTGCGGCCAAGAAAGCGGGTATCACAGGCGACCTGGGCGGAGCGTCCGTACTGGGCAACCTCGATGTCAGCGAAGAAGATACAAAGAACCTGAGCGAAAGCATCAAGAAACTGAGCGGTGCCGCCGAACAGATCTCCAAGATGGCAGAGCTGACCGAAGCAACCCAAAAGTATCTGGAACAGCTGTCAGGCATGTCCGAAAACATGGAACGTTTCAGCCATGTCACCAACTCGCTGACCAACGTATCCGACACGCTGCTTAACTCTTATAAGAGCATTACAGACAATTCAGACGGCATCAACCAAAACTCACGTGGCTACGTGCAGCAGATGGAAATGCTGAACCGCAACATCTCCGGCTTGAATACGATCTACGAAATACAGTTGAAGAGCATCAGCTCACAAATCGAATCGATCGAACACATCAACGGCGGCCTGAACCGCATCCGCGAGATGTACGACGGCTCGGTTACCGACAGCTCGGTCTTCCGCAACGAAACGGAAAAGATGACCCGCCAGCTTGCCGAACTCAACCAGGTATACAGCCGTTTACTGCAGGCAATGACGGTCAATATGGGTGCAGCCCCTGCTTACCAGCAACCGGCTCCACAACCCCAGCAACCGCAGCCTAATTACCAGCAGCAGACAGCCTATCAGCAGCCGTACCAACAACCGTACGGATATCAGCAGCAGGCTCCGTATACAAATAACCCAGGCCAGCAACAAGCCGGTAGATAA
- a CDS encoding family 20 glycosylhydrolase, whose translation MKNTFIKSIRSLKTIGILFLAFFLLCPSVYSSPLAMNKHDFAIKGFHIDLRCEVMTMPALKNFAKELAEFGINTIIMEWEGSYPYDKHATISNKYAYSREEVRSFVSYCSTLGIDVIPLQNCFGHAEYILRHDRYAHLKEDRKEVSQVCPMKIDECKEVFTEVFKEMAELHPSRYFHIGGDETYLLGSCKACAEKVRKEGKSKLFVDYVKAMCEIVESMGKQPVLWADIILKYPEALHELPKDIIYVDWNYGWDRDHFGNMDNLFNAGVTFWGAPSIRSHPDNIYLTQWEKHFNNQKTFIPYARKAGYQGVVMTSWSTSGTYGFSYDTNWEVIGMFPVRYVYPLSGFRILVAAYGESLKNEEPIDPQAFVVKYGQERFGFTPEESKRMWQILKSPQETIVRGKDPKGTSVKEVKAEAIALQKQLASLKPKNNIPEFEHLRLMFDLRVQYLTFKEIENRYESSRFERNQAETFIKELEPLIIEARKLDKRFLTLNKGFLHDEEIAEINRTRNDKLNTMYETLIKMTH comes from the coding sequence ATGAAAAATACATTCATTAAGTCTATACGCAGCTTGAAGACCATAGGTATACTCTTCCTGGCATTCTTCCTGCTATGTCCGTCTGTTTATTCATCGCCTTTGGCGATGAATAAACATGATTTTGCCATCAAAGGATTTCACATCGACCTCCGTTGCGAGGTAATGACAATGCCCGCCCTCAAGAACTTCGCGAAGGAACTGGCTGAATTCGGAATCAATACGATCATTATGGAATGGGAAGGTTCTTATCCTTATGATAAGCATGCCACCATCTCCAACAAATATGCCTATTCCCGCGAAGAGGTCCGGTCATTCGTCTCTTATTGTTCAACGCTCGGCATCGATGTCATTCCCCTGCAGAATTGCTTCGGGCATGCCGAATACATTCTCCGCCACGACCGGTATGCTCATTTGAAAGAGGACAGGAAAGAAGTTTCCCAGGTTTGTCCCATGAAGATAGACGAATGCAAAGAAGTATTCACGGAAGTCTTCAAAGAAATGGCAGAGCTGCACCCCTCCCGTTATTTCCATATCGGAGGAGATGAGACTTATCTACTGGGCAGTTGTAAAGCCTGTGCAGAGAAAGTCCGGAAAGAAGGTAAATCGAAATTATTCGTCGATTACGTGAAAGCCATGTGCGAGATCGTTGAATCGATGGGTAAGCAACCCGTCTTATGGGCGGATATTATCCTGAAATATCCGGAAGCATTGCATGAATTGCCTAAAGACATCATCTATGTGGACTGGAATTATGGATGGGATCGCGACCATTTCGGAAATATGGATAACCTGTTCAATGCCGGAGTCACCTTTTGGGGAGCACCTTCCATACGCAGCCACCCCGACAACATCTATCTGACCCAATGGGAAAAGCATTTCAATAACCAAAAGACATTCATTCCTTACGCCCGTAAAGCCGGTTATCAGGGAGTGGTTATGACATCCTGGTCCACATCGGGCACTTACGGATTCAGCTACGACACCAATTGGGAAGTCATCGGGATGTTTCCTGTCAGATATGTATATCCGCTTTCGGGCTTCCGCATATTAGTTGCCGCCTATGGAGAGTCCCTCAAAAATGAAGAACCGATCGACCCGCAAGCCTTCGTCGTGAAATATGGACAGGAACGTTTTGGCTTCACTCCGGAAGAAAGTAAACGAATGTGGCAGATATTAAAAAGTCCGCAGGAAACGATCGTCAGAGGAAAAGACCCGAAAGGTACATCCGTGAAAGAGGTAAAAGCAGAAGCCATCGCCCTACAAAAACAACTGGCTTCCCTAAAACCGAAGAATAACATACCAGAGTTTGAACATCTGCGCTTAATGTTCGACCTGCGCGTACAATACCTGACATTCAAAGAGATAGAAAACAGATACGAATCCAGCCGGTTTGAACGGAACCAGGCGGAAACATTTATCAAAGAGCTCGAACCTCTTATCATCGAGGCCCGAAAACTGGATAAACGTTTCCTTACCCTGAACAAAGGCTTTCTCCATGATGAAGAAATTGCCGAGATAAACCGTACACGCAACGATAAACTGAACACGATGTACGAGACGCTGATTAAAATGACCCATTAA
- a CDS encoding PorP/SprF family type IX secretion system membrane protein — MKRVFLFIIALITCTMNVRAQDDVQLSQYFLGLGYYNPAYAGTTGDLNMLGLFRQQWIGMPHAGTSFFVIADMPLKLGSTNHGIGLVVNSESIGLFQNTKVAFQYAYKQKLFGGTLSVGLQGGIFNKSFDGTKVYIPESDYHQQEDPSIPRTSVQAMALDVNAGIYYTHKHFYLGFAATHITAPEMQFEENAYTFLSTGLNLTGGYNIQLRNPLYELQPSVFLKTDMQSFQADITARMVYNKMFNGGLSWRINESVVVLLGATFGRFQVGYAYDFPTTAMLKGSSGSHEVLVRYQLKLKKTKTGKNRHKSVRIL; from the coding sequence ATGAAGAGAGTCTTCCTGTTTATTATCGCATTGATTACCTGCACGATGAACGTGCGGGCCCAGGACGATGTGCAGTTAAGCCAGTACTTCCTGGGGTTGGGATATTACAACCCCGCCTATGCAGGAACGACGGGAGACCTGAACATGCTCGGCCTCTTCCGCCAGCAATGGATCGGCATGCCCCATGCGGGTACGTCTTTCTTTGTGATCGCCGATATGCCCCTGAAACTGGGCAGCACCAACCACGGTATCGGACTGGTGGTCAACTCGGAAAGTATCGGATTGTTCCAGAACACCAAAGTAGCCTTCCAGTATGCCTATAAACAGAAATTATTCGGCGGTACGCTAAGTGTCGGTCTGCAGGGAGGTATTTTCAATAAGAGCTTCGACGGGACAAAAGTATATATTCCCGAAAGCGACTACCACCAGCAAGAGGACCCCTCCATTCCGCGCACCTCCGTACAGGCAATGGCTCTCGATGTGAATGCCGGCATTTACTATACCCACAAGCATTTCTACCTCGGGTTTGCAGCAACCCATATCACCGCCCCGGAAATGCAATTCGAAGAAAATGCCTATACTTTTCTTTCTACAGGATTAAATTTGACAGGCGGATACAATATTCAGCTCAGGAACCCGTTGTATGAATTACAGCCTTCTGTTTTCTTGAAGACAGACATGCAAAGCTTCCAGGCGGATATCACCGCACGGATGGTATATAATAAAATGTTTAACGGAGGTCTTTCCTGGCGTATAAACGAGTCGGTAGTAGTATTATTGGGAGCCACATTCGGTCGATTTCAGGTTGGATATGCTTACGATTTCCCTACCACCGCCATGCTGAAAGGGAGTTCCGGTAGCCACGAGGTGTTGGTGCGCTACCAGTTAAAGTTGAAGAAGACGAAAACAGGAAAGAACAGACATAAAAGTGTACGTATATTATAG